The genomic region AGCTTCTGCCTTTGCACATATCAAGGAGGAGGTGCAATAACCACcagagaagaaagaacagcTTTTCCAGAATCACTCTGCAGAGGGTGATGGAGGCAGGAACAGAGCTGTGCTCACAGggacagaacagcagcagcttcttctccctgtgcccccagctTGAACTGATCCCAGCCCATAACCCAGCCCAGGCCATTGGTACTGTACAGTAGCTGTCAGCAGCCTACATGAAGCCACTGGCTGCACCCCGTTTCTTGGTAGGAATGCACCCACTCCCTGAGTATCCTGTGTTAACAGCTGCTGTACCAGCATGACCTAAGGCTGCTGTTTTTTGGGACTCCACACAGCCGTTCCAAAAAAGCATCACTGCGGAAAGTCAAGGCAGCAAACATGCAAAAAGAATAGCCAAACTGGGAGACAAATTCTCTGCCCCAATCCTCTaatcctttccagctctcttaaACAATCTTCACAGGACCTAAAATACACTCAAAAGACAGAAGCTGCCTGGGACCCTGTTGGAagcctttccttcctccagctgcagcataTCCTGGGGAGAAACCTTCAGGCTTAACCTTCAGGGGCCACCTCCTGCTATCCACCTCCCACTGAAGCTGTTTTGGTCAGagccctttctctttcctccctgGTTGTAGCAGGAAAGTTCAAGGtgtcctggcagcaggaagCTCCCTTGCTCCACCCTCTGCCCAGCACCGCGGCTCCCTGAGCTCATCGAGGATTTGCTGCACCAGATCTGCCAGCGACAGCGACCTGTTCTGTGTGGTCActggggtgggagcaggacCCTCGACATGAAGCACCTCTCCCGtgagccctgggcagccctcGCTGTGCTCTTCCTCACCGCTGCGCTCTGGGATTCCTGCTCAGCAGGTATTTCTCTATTCTTATGCTCCCGTTTTGATATCCTGCCCTTTTCCCCCACTCCTCTCAATACCTAAATATATTGCCCACCGACAGTAATTCGTTCTTTAAAAATGAGGGGGCTCTCTTGCCTCACCTAAAAAGTGTAAATAGTTGGAATTGATTAATGCTAATGAGAATTACTAGACATGACTGATCACAGCATCACTCTAAAGGGATGTTCTTTTGCCAGTTATTTACAGAGCCACTGTAAAAGTGACTGAGCTGCAGGTTGCTCCACTGAACGCCAAGGACACAGGAAACCACAGTAACTTGGCCTTGCCCTGCTTGCTGAGGCAAAGGACCACCTGCAATACCACCCAATAGGATCACTGTAGTCCGACTTAGATTTTATTAGGCGCTTTTTGCAGAAAATCTGGCTTTGGTGCCACCTTAATTGTGGAAGCTGCCTGAAACCAAAATGTAAATGAGACCTGTGAGGCGCTCCTTCCCCACCAGGCTACTGCCTGCATTGGTATATCAGCACCAGATGAGACCTGCCAGCTGTTTAAAGATGGGCTGGCTTTGACAGCCTGTTCTTTGGGCTGCCAGGGCTATAAACACGATCCAGCGCTCGGCATTCTGCAGCACTTCCTTCCACAGGTCATACTCAGGTTTTAATGATACTTCCCGGTGCTTCTGTGAGGTACTTATTAactgagaaaacaaattatGGGCTTGGCCAAGGTCATTCTGCAAATCCTACTAGAGTCAGACAGAGGAATGGGAAATACTGAGACCCTTCCCTGAAGCAGTTTGCCCAGGGACCCACTCTGAGCATGGCAGAGGCCATAAGGAAAGCTCTGGTATTGCTGATGGTGGATCAGCTCAAAACACAGAGGTGGGCAACAGCAGGTGACCCCAAGGGGGACATCTCCCACAGGACAACCtcagtttattttctgttacttGGAAAACGCCAAACTCAAAGCAAATGTTTGGTCAAATGTctcattctgttttgttttcctcagctgAAACGAAACCTGAGCTATTATTCTGCAGCCTTCGGTGAAATCAGGCCAGAGCTAGTTTTATTACATTCCAAATTACCAGCTCAGAGTGATGGCTTGACTAGAAATAGTTATCTCATAGCTTCTTCCTGGCCTGTGGACAAGCAGCATGTTAGAGCTCCTCCATGCAGCAGAAGTCCTCCCTCCTGGAGTCTCCCCAGGCCATTTGTCATCTATCTGTGCAGGGGATGCTCTCCCCAGCTGAACATGAACTGTGCTGCTCACGgcagcacaggaggaggtgTTTCTCTGACTCCcttccttctgcagcaggggacaGACAGGTGCTGATGCACAGGGACCAGGGCAGCCTGTGCTTTTACCCCTGCAGGCATCCTGCAGCTGTCCTGGTCTGATCCCACCGTGCTGCAGGGAGCACGCTGAGGGGCAAGGCAGGTTTTAGGAGTACTAAAGAGGGTATGGCCTGTGGCACCGTGTGCAGGTTTGAAGAGCTGGACACCAGCCACAGAGTTGTGCCAgagtgcatgtgtgtgtgctgaTTCTGGGCAGGAAGCAGGATAAAGAGGGAAAACCTTCATCACAGCTCCAGGCTTCTCCCTCATTACTTACTTCTGGATGTTGTATTTTCCAACCTGAGCTGGTTACCATGCTGGTCCGAACTGGAGTCCAGCCAGAGCAGTTTCAGATGCTCTGacctgcagcaaagccaaagcTTCCTCCTGGGGCCTTGGTGGACCCGCTGAGGCTGCGCAGATGGGCTCAGCCCTTGGCTCTGCCAGACTCTGTGCACCCTGGGATTTTTCTAAGGGTAAAAGGAGGCAGCTGTACAGCCTGCTGGCCATGGATCTCCCCATGCCACTGAATGGTCTCTCCCATTTCCATGCTTGCTCGTTCTGCCCCTGTAGCTTGGGCAAGCACTGTGGTTAATGTGAGCTCTGAGCAAATGGCTCAGGCCAGGGTCACACCAAGGCAGAGGTACAGGGATTCATCTGCTCCTTAGGGATGCTGCTTGAGCAAGTGTGCAGCCGGTGTTAGAAGTGGTGGCATAAGGAAGCATACCCTAATGCAGCAGTGTTTAGGGGCAGGAACTTCCTTTCTCCAAGTTGTTTCCACCCTACAGACTTCTGCAAGGCCAATGGCTTCCAGATTTTCCTGCTTGATGCCAAACATTGCTTTTCTAATCCCACTTACCTTTTctcctgtgctttccttctggcagcagctgaaggcacCTCCAATGTTTCAACAACTGAGTACGAACCAGCGTGTCTTCGTAAGTCTTCATAAATCATTACTACCTGGTTAAAGCCAGGTGATGAGCCTACACAGTGACTGAGAGCCTGTCCTGGGAAGGGATTTATCTCTTCTCAAGGCTTCCATTGTGGGTGAACCTTTAGGATGCATTTCTAAGACTCCTCCACTGCCATGGTACGATATCTTAGGTATATTGAGACAGACTCATAGCTTTGAACAGACTAATTGATAGCTAATTTGTGTGTCCTAAAGCTCCCTGCCAGACTGCCTGCCCGTAGGCACTATACAGATTCCCAAGAGCACCTCTTTCCCCTGCCCTACCACGTCCTTCCCAAACAGCCAGCCCCCAAACAACCTGAGATCCCACCACTACTCCAGAGTCATCCACCAGATTAAGACCCACGTTTAGGGGAAAGATGCCAAGGCAGAGCCATCTGCCTTCTAGTGAAGGAAGCCTGCCATGTACTTGGCTTCCCATGAGCTCACTTCACTTCTCCTCCGCCAGACGTGAACTTCTGCAGGCAAGCGGCCACGTGCTGCCCTTCGGGCATGGACGACTACGGGTGGATCGCAGCGGCCGTCGGCTGGAGCCTCTGGTTTCTGACCCTCATCCTGCTCTGCATGGACAAGATCACGAAACTCCGGCCTGATGAGCCCAAATACTTGGTGGCCTGAAGCAGAGAGAGCCAGCAAGCAGCAGCACCGGGGAGCAGTGAGGTGCAGGCAGACTGACAAAGCATTTCTAACACCTGCtaagaaacacaaaaagaaagggAACACACCTGCAGCCAAAAAAAGCCAGATCtaagcagagcagctgccaaggcTTCACCCTCTCtggcaggctggagctgccagccAAGGTGTGGGGTAGGCAAGTCCCTGCAAGCCACCATATATGTGCCACAGTGCAAAACCGCCCACTTTTCCCTGAGCCCTCTCGTGCTTGCTgtgagcacagcaggaggagaggctgagggaccAGCTACCAGCCTATAGCACATTGCCTCAACGTGCACAAAGGTGCATGACACACCTTCGGCTCTGACACAGAAAGTGGGCACACCAAGCTATTTTCTGGAGCATCAACATTACCAGAGCCATTACTAAGCTATAGGCCAGGTTACATCAGTAACTGGAGGTAATTCACTGACTTTACCAAGTCCTCCTCACTCACTAACCTGAGATATTTAAAAGTCTATTAACTGATACATGGGAAAACTTTCTTATGGAAACTTAGGGATTGTTTGGGCTGGTTTGAAAGTACAACTAATTTTTCCAGAGCCATTTAGATGTGTTGCAGGAATTGAATGTTGGTTGTACTTACTCAGCTTCCACCTGCCTGAGAAACTAAGCCAAGCTGAACTGTGGAAAGCAGGTTTAAACCAGCATATCTGATGCATGCACAAAACTGTTCCTATTTATACAAGATGATAATAAATACTCCTATTGATTGAAAGACTCTCACTGACTGGTTTATATGGATAAAGCTTATACTGGCAAGGAATTACTCAACCCAAATTGTTAGAAACAGGATTCAAAGAACACATATTCCTGCACGAGGGTTTAGCTCACTGCAGCCAAACTCTGATTTAGGGCAGTTGCACCAGTTTTATTTCTATCCGTTATTAAAACAAATCAGAGTTAAACCTACCTAGACTGACACAAGGTTAGCAAACCTGCTAGAGATcaactgaaatgaaacataaaaagttacttttaaatttaaaaagcaccATTAAAGATCTTTATCTGCTAATAATAATTATACTCTCCCATCAGCTCATCAAGGTGTAACTTCATGAgtgagaaaagacagaaatcagtTTAAAACTTCCAATTGATTCTGGCACAATTAGACACTTTGATCAGGATAATTTGGCCACTTCAAAGGGATGGACAGCTGTCTCTTATCAGCTAGCCCCCATGAAGAGGAGCAGGGCCAAGTTAGACATTGAGGAAAATACACCCTTCCCTATCACTTAAGGCAAGAAGTCTTTCAGGGTGAAATGCTGAACAGAGATGCTCATGTCAGGACAGTAAGTTTTGAAAGGGAAGGGCTTAATTTGCAACATTTCAATATAGAACAAttaaacaaaagtaattttcacaTGACAAATCTCAGATCTCAGCATTGGATCAAATTCTTTCCACAAAACCCCCAATAACCAAGCAAAACAGCAAAGTCCCTCTCATTTATGTACAAACTTACAGAAACAAAGGGATCTCAGTCAACACCAAAATGTAAAGAGCAGTGAGTTGACAGCTCAACCACCGCAATCACTCATGTACAACAAATCTTCTACCTacacacataatttttttcctgttacattCATTTTAATAGCAGAAAATGTTCATTGCTCTGAAAGCAATGTGAAAGATACTGTGAAAAAACCTCCACTTACTGCCTTCACGTCTGCCTTCTGCAGATCTTACAGTTCTCCAGACTTAGGGGCATTTTTCTCTCGGTTGGGAACACAGAAGTGCCTGCTCTTCATCTTTGAGGGGTTACGTTTCATAGCTTTCGCATGTCTTTTGAGTTTTCAGCACATGATGCAAGTTCTAATGTCCTAAGAGAGCAACAGCCACAAAGAGCTTCACAACAACTGAGGAAT from Corvus hawaiiensis isolate bCorHaw1 chromosome 4, bCorHaw1.pri.cur, whole genome shotgun sequence harbors:
- the TMEM213 gene encoding transmembrane protein 213, giving the protein MKHLSREPWAALAVLFLTAALWDSCSAAAEGTSNVSTTEYEPACLHVNFCRQAATCCPSGMDDYGWIAAAVGWSLWFLTLILLCMDKITKLRPDEPKYLVA